The sequence below is a genomic window from bacterium.
GAACTTGAAGAAGATCAGCTATTACACTGATTGGGAACATTGGTTTGCCTGCATCAAAGTTTTTTTCCATTTTGGACATAAGTACATCAGTTGCCATTTTTTTCCTTTCTAATTTAATAAATATTATTTAAAAATCAAATTTCTAAAATATATATTCAATTTTTCACTCACAAAGTGAATATAACATTTTATATTTTCTAAAAATTATCTGAAATATTTCTAAAATGTAAAACTTTTCTAAATACTGGAATTTACTAAATGTTGGCGGTTTGCAGATTAAAATTTGTCATTATGTTTGAATCGAGGCGTTTGTAATGGAATTATTATTCCGGCAAATGCAAAGTAAAAGTACTTCCTTTTCCGAATACACTTTCTACTGTTATCTCTCCGCCATGTCTTTCACTAATTAGCTTTGATATACTAAGGCCAAGACCTGTTCCGCCTGTTTCTCTGTTTCTTGATTTGTCTACCCGATAAAATCTTTCGAAAATATTTTGCAGGTCTTCTTTTTTTATCCCACAACCTCTGTCTTCAATGCTTATTAATATTTTCTTGTCATTTTTTACTGCGTTTATGCTTATCAATGAAGAGTCTTCACTGTAATTTACGGCGTTTATAAGCAGATTAATTATTAATTGTTGTAAAAGTATTATATTTGCTTTCTTTATAAAGATATTTTCTATATTTTTTTCTATTCTAATATTTTTTGATTTTATTTTTTCTTCACAAAGCTGTAAAGAGTTTTCAATTAAGTCTATAACTTTTAATTTTTCAAAAACTACATTTTTATAATCAAGTTTTTTATCTATGGTAGAAATAAACAATAAATTATCAATAAGTTTGTTCAATCTTTTCGCGTTGTTTTTTATAATATGCAAAAATTGGTTTGCAGTTTCGCAATCAGGATTTTCAAGATTCAAAAGAGCGCCTGCATACCCGTCTATAATAGAAATCGGGGTTTTTAACTCATGTGAAACGTTGGACATAAATTCTGACTGGTTATAAATATTTGCTTCTTTTATTGCGATTGAAATATAAATGGCAATTCTTGATAAAAAATGAATATCTTCCTGTTGCCAGTTATTTTTTTTATTATCCAGAATAAAAATTGCACCTGTTTCATTTATGTTAATAAATATCGGAACCATTATAAGAGCTTTTATATCGATTGTTTTAAGCTCTTTCAAAAAATATTGAGGATTATCAGCCTTTTCGATATCATTAATGACTAAATTTTTGTTCTCACTTATTTTGTCATAAAGATATTTTTTACTTTTTAGAGATAAATCATGGCTAATTTTATTTTTTTTCGAGCATTCTTTTAAAATATTTAATTTATTTCCTTCTTTATCAAGGTTTAAAATTATTATTTTGTTAGCGTCATAAAAATTTGATAAAAGACTGCAAATTACCATAAGAATTTCATCAATTTTAAGATTACTTTTAGTAACCGACATTATTTCTGCCAGCATTTTTTCTTTTTTGGCGGTTTCTTGAACCGTCTTATAGAGTTCTGCCTGATTAATTGCGATATATATTTGATCGCTTATAGCTTTAAGCAAATTTATTT
It includes:
- a CDS encoding GAF domain-containing protein, whose product is MQSGLNKDIKISERDLLFEKIVRKIFDTKDIDEIKNYIITIIGKELNATRCLIAEYDFENNNQLNIKNEYLNSPEIKSFKASVRKSKITDDSLDTGLIIYDSEEYLRTNNYDAESIEAHKLRDYNVKSGFSVPIYHNDKCFGIIILHYDKSYAFNNKDIYFVKILAGHIGIALNQFILYETVKKQADQEAILRKITQTIRSSLDLDKTLKIICTEISKLFDVEKVLIVGFSEDANIINTLRYQYVLNNTVKHDWFKLSNKLHEYWKKIITENNGTVVINNMAESNTPDSLKEIYEKLGTKSLLSVSLRGENKEWGAINLHKISIYKNWTKDEINLLKAISDQIYIAINQAELYKTVQETAKKEKMLAEIMSVTKSNLKIDEILMVICSLLSNFYDANKIIILNLDKEGNKLNILKECSKKNKISHDLSLKSKKYLYDKISENKNLVINDIEKADNPQYFLKELKTIDIKALIMVPIFININETGAIFILDNKKNNWQQEDIHFLSRIAIYISIAIKEANIYNQSEFMSNVSHELKTPISIIDGYAGALLNLENPDCETANQFLHIIKNNAKRLNKLIDNLLFISTIDKKLDYKNVVFEKLKVIDLIENSLQLCEEKIKSKNIRIEKNIENIFIKKANIILLQQLIINLLINAVNYSEDSSLISINAVKNDKKILISIEDRGCGIKKEDLQNIFERFYRVDKSRNRETGGTGLGLSISKLISERHGGEITVESVFGKGSTFTLHLPE